A portion of the bacterium genome contains these proteins:
- a CDS encoding response regulator transcription factor, giving the protein MIRVFIVDDHKIVREGLKQILSETPDISLVGEASNGPDFLEQMETVRFDILVLDLTMPGRGGLDVLATVKRLRPELPVLVLSMHPEDQYAIRVIRAGASGYLNKEAAATDLVGAIRTVAEGKKFVTASVAEKLATYVSSRDTMAPHEQLSDREFQVLTLIASGKTVTEIANDLSLSVKTVSTYRSRILEKMQLKSNAELTHYVISNKLDG; this is encoded by the coding sequence CGATGATCATAAGATAGTCCGTGAGGGCTTGAAGCAAATACTGTCTGAGACTCCCGACATTTCGCTTGTCGGTGAGGCGTCGAACGGACCCGACTTTCTGGAACAAATGGAGACCGTACGGTTTGATATTCTAGTGTTGGATCTTACCATGCCCGGGCGAGGAGGCCTTGATGTGCTTGCCACGGTCAAGAGGCTTCGCCCCGAGTTGCCGGTGCTTGTGCTGAGCATGCACCCTGAAGACCAGTATGCCATACGGGTCATCCGTGCAGGCGCCAGCGGCTACTTAAATAAAGAAGCTGCCGCGACAGATCTCGTCGGGGCCATTCGGACAGTTGCAGAAGGTAAGAAATTCGTGACGGCCTCAGTCGCCGAAAAACTGGCAACTTATGTAAGCTCCAGAGATACAATGGCTCCCCATGAGCAGCTCTCAGATCGAGAATTTCAGGTACTGACCCTTATTGCCTCTGGAAAGACAGTGACGGAGATCGCCAATGACCTCTCTTTGAGTGTCAAGACTGTTAGTACATATAGGTCACGAATATTGGAGAAAATGCAACTAAAATCTAATGCGGAACTCACTCACTACGTGATTTCAAATAAGTTAGACGGATAG